In the genome of Channa argus isolate prfri chromosome 8, Channa argus male v1.0, whole genome shotgun sequence, the window CACACCACTAGCACTTGTAAAAGAGTCTTATCAGAAGGAAAAGGATGTGACGTTTTGACTGAACagacctgtctgtctctccatcGGTGTGCAGAGTCTACTGATGAAGAGGCGGATAAGCTCCACTGTTTGAACCACAGCGGCTCCTCGGCCACCTACTCCGACTACTCCCCCTCACAAGGCTCCTCGGGCTCCTCCAACCCGCCTGCCAACACACACTcgcatacacactcacacacacactctcatacgCACACTCACGCTCCCGCGCTGACAGCCCCCAACAAAGACCAGGCCCCTCAGACACACTGGACAAACAGGTGACAATCCATCATCCCCTTTTATCTTTTGATTCCATCCTTCCCACTTCTCCATCTATCATCCAGCTACTGCATccatcctctcctccctccatctTACTGTGTCTTTCTCATCTCTCTGCCTGCTCAGTCAAGGTCAGATACTCATTAGGATGCTGCACATTTCTATACAggattctgtctctctctcagcccttctctcctctgcttCAAAGCTGTCCGGACAAGGGCTCAGTAATAgtacaagaagaagaaaaaaatgaggcTTGGTCCTTCTACTGAAATTATTACCTGATTGCAGCAAACTTATGATTAAGTTTGACAGATTTAGCAGGTTTGAATGACATGTTGCcatatttcttacatttttactgtagcTTCAGAAACTGTGACGACAGGAGCTTGATGCcagtaaatatatttctaaacCCTTTTTAACGACACATTAtctcaacatatttttttcctaatcacataaatgtatttgttaatttgttaacAAATACCCAAAAaagccccccaaaaaagaacCTCTGCATCAATGGATATCTAATCTAATGTTTAAAGTTGTTTCTTTGTCCTTGTGCTTCCCCCATGTCTCCTCGTTAGTAGGAACCCCTGCAGGTTGAAAGCTCATTTTCATCTTTTGGACATTCGGACTGTTACTTCACATACCCAGATCACAATCTGTACACTTGTCTCTTTTCACTGTGTACTTGTGAAACATGGTATTTGCAAACAAATAGCAAGTGGGTGTGAGGGAGGTTGAAGGcattaatattttctgttgaATGTTGCTCTCAGAAATCTTAATTACAACAAACATGGATGTTTGTCAAGTTGATGTtttgcagagagagaaagttaTGCTGGTCTCTGTGCCCACCGGCTCTGATTCAGTACATAATAATGACGTGTTGCACCTCAGCGCAATTCACTGtatttatcattatcattaaggtttaataatttattcatttgtagACTGGCCCAGTCCTTCCCCAAGCCCATTGACTCCAAGCCCCTGCTATCTCAGAGAGAAACCCCTCCATCAGGAACTCTACAGCAGCGTGGGGATCGACGCCCGTTGAGCGAGCCTTTCGATTGGTCCGAGGCGCCTCACTACGACAACACAGGCTTTGATGCTGAGGAGTCTCCTCTGGACGCTCCATCATCTAATTCGAGTCAAGGAAACCCTCCGCTGGGTTCCAAGCCTCGAAGCCAGTCGACACATGGGCGCCGCCCACTCCTCAGACAAGAGCGAATTGTAGGAGTTCCTCTGGAGCTGGACACCCAGACGCTCCCCTTCCACAGCAACCAACGCTCCACCCCAGATAATGACCAGCAATCCTCTGGGCCGCCACAGAATCCATGGCAGAATTGGACCCGGACCCCTAGCCCACTGGAGGATAGAACTGCTTTTCCTTCCAAGCTGGACCTGACACCAACCTCCAGCCCCAACCCCGACCGCAAGGACATGGACCCAAGGTAAGTTCCCGAGCTCcgaaatgtgtttgtgctgaaggCTTTATCACTCTCAGGGTTTGTAGGTTTTCATTTTAACGAATTACATCACAGTAGCATTTGTAACCTTGGCTGAAGGTGCAGTTAGTCGATTTGCCTATCCTTATGGAATCagtaactaaaactaaaaagaagtgCTCTCTAATAACTTGAAtctctctgtcctttctctGAAATCATTTCCACTTTTAAATAACTTCACTGTCAACCAATTAATCAGAaggaaaaagaataataaaaattctgTTCAATTTTCTTTGACTATTAcctttttgggttttttatttgtttgttttttggacaaaGGCTGGAACATGGACCAGGGCCTTTGCCCGGCAGCTGGACGTACCACGACAATCAGGGGGAGCAGAACAGGAAGGATCAGCTCAGTGTCGGTGGGAGCAACAAGGTGACAGTGGTGATGAGTAAAAGCTCAGACCGCCTGTCCCCAATGATGAAGGAGACAAGATCCAAGTTTAAGAAGTCGCAGAGCATCGATGAGATTGACATTGGCTCCTTCAAGGTCTACAGGTAGGTTAAGTTAAATGATTATCTTTCTTTACGTGAGAAGATAAGCAAATATTATCAGCTCCAGCAATTTGCAATGCCGTGATcgcaacaattaatttaaaaaagttcttGCTTTCCTTGTACAGTATTCCTGTGGACAGCTACAGTTCATCCATTGAGCAACAGACCAGTTTGGATCGCCAAGAACTGCCCGGTTCTATGGAGCAGACTAGCATGTCTCGGTCACAGTCTGCCCCCATGTTAGATGATGAGCTGGGTTTCCCAGGACATGGAAACAACAACCAGAACCAAAAACCTTCCATCCCACATAAAGCCTACCACTTCGACCAGAACTACAATCCCCAGGTTAGCAGCTCAAGACTTACCTAACAGATTCGGGTAATAATATGCTGAAAGTTTTATCAACAGTGCTTCAGTTATAAACCTCGGGGTGTTTTTAAACCTACTTCATCTAGTTGAGCTCAATCAAACTCTGGTTGGTTTTCCCCCTTGGTGTGGTTCTTTTGGGTGGGTCTGCACATAGCAATCATACTTGAGTGCAGGCCAcaaaaaaccacaaaaatacCTTTTTACTGGATCAATTGTTTGTCGAGTCCCGAACAAACACCGGTGCTGTTTGTGGTGTGATCCTCACTTGATCCGGCCCAAATCAGCATGTTTTAGCTAAACAGCTAGTTGACAGCCTGTCTTATTTACAAGGCACTGCTGTATTTTATAACAGTTTTTCCAAAGTGCTCTCAGGATCTGCTGCCAGTTTTGCCTGGCATACTGCCCCGATAATTGCCCCTGTTATAAATAAATTGTCCTCCGTGTTCCATTATGACCTGTCCCAGATCTGTGTAACCAATGAGCTGGCAAAACCATTCTCATGGGGCTACAAGTCATGCATTTTGGTTTGCATGGATTTTCCACGTGAAAAATAACCAAACCAAGGGGAAAATTGACCAGGTGTACAACCTGGTCTAGTGATATAGACCAAAAGAAATGAAGATTTCAGGTTTGAAAATGCCCttaaataaagcaacattttgtggGTGACACGAAATTTTTAATggagtatttatttttgaatgttttaagtGAGTGTGCATGTTATTTTGTATAAGGAATTTGGACCTTTTGTATAGAAGAAACCAGATGCTTCTATTTTTGTGGTTTGGTAAGAAGCATGGTGTGAACATCTTCTTGTGAAGTTACACCTACTTTTTTGAATTGCAGTTGTTTCCTAAAAGCTTTAATGGACTTGTAACCATTCTCACCAATCAGGTGACCATGGACCGTCGGGTCCCCCCACCCTTCCCCAACACACCAGATTATATGAACCACTCATCGAAGGCCTTGGAGTACCTCAGTCAAACAGGAAAGACATTACCCAAGGAGCTGGTGAGCCCTCGGTATCGTGCGTATCCACCACTGGAGATGTTTTCTTTCCCCCAATCTCCAATCAGCCAGGATGGTCCGaccagccagcagcagcagccaatcCCAACACAGCGGTCCAGGCCAGGGTTTTTGCGGAGAGCAGATTCATTGGTGAGCTCTACAGAGCTTGCTTTGTTCCGCAGAGTCCATGAAGCCCAGCAGGAGGCGCTGCAGGAAGCTCAGTACAGACAGCAGGTAAAAGCTGGTATACGATATGTAGGTCGTCTGTTGGAATATGACGATACTAAGGATGCAATTATAACCCgcttctctgtttttgtgttaagATGGCCTAAAATATGGGCATTATTACCAGACACtaagcagaataaaaaaagcagtacaGTAAACATGATGCCATTTTTAGGTGGTTGTTGATTAGGCTCATTTTTAGAATCATTTTTCTGTTACACAGTTCACTGAAATCTGCTTCAGCTACTTTATACTgactttaaactaaaattactTTGATGATAACTAGTGATTTTGCTAAGACACCAAACGCCTTTTGTATCTGTCTATTTAGGACTGACTTCTCCGGAGACAGAAATCATTTGAATGTTTCAGGCAGCTGCACGCTACTAATAATGATTTCACATCTAGTAATATTCACTGTATCTACTGTTTTATTCAGAAAGACCACGTGGATGTTTTTGTTCTCCTCAGGCGGATCCCCCCCTTTACGGTCGGGCTCTTGCCTACTCCACCCCCATGGAGCACTCGGCTCTTACCAACATGGCCGACAGCCAAAGCCAGATGATGCACAACAAGAGAAATGGCCGCTATGATGATGACTATCCCACCTACCAGGAGCAGAAGAAGCCCATGATTGGGTATCCGACCAAAAGCCTGACTCAGCGCCGCCCCCTGTCTGCCAGGAGCTACAGTACAGAGACCTATGGAGCATCTCAGGTAGTCTGACGTAACTACTACTGTAAACATGTGTGTCGTTgaacactttattttaatacCTTGGAGACAAACAGTTGATACTgaagaattttattttgaaacatattGAGCTTGTCCAGTAGGCAACGAAATATTGCTTTACttgctgttgttattttgtttctttttttttttttcaaatagttCAAATCAAATGTGTTCAGTACAAGATATCGGTGATGTTCTGAGGTGAATATGTTACAGTAGCATCACAATATTTATCCCTTCATTTTCCACCAGTTACTTGTGTTCAGGTCATGGTAACAGTAGTCTAAGCAGTGTAGAGGAGGTGTAAGGCAATACCATGTTCATGAATACTCCTTTCAGGGTGTTCGGGATTTCGCCCAAGTCAGAGTTACCCAAAATAGTAAGATGCAGCCTACTGATTGCATGTGCAAAGCAGCTCCAATAATCTGGCCCAATTCAAAATCAAAGAGCAGGACACAGGAAGGCTAGGAAGCTAAACTTGAGGCCTTACAATTGCAGTGTTAAACTAAAGCAACAAGCTAAAAGTTTGAAaggaattaataataaatacttaTCATACTAATTTAAGTCATTATTCTTTAAACATTCTGACCCTGAGTTTcttactgctgctgctaaagCATCCTTACTGTATATTGGTGCTGTTTGTGAACTACGTGCATTCACATGTTTCCACTCAATAGTTCAGCAATAAATCTAATGTGAATCAAACAATCTGAACTGGCAGAGGAAGCGCTTTTTCAAAATGAACTTTCCCTCAAACCCTCAAAAGGCGTGAGCTAGGTCTTCCACCACACCTGTCCTGTTTCAGCTCTCACGTGAGATGCCCACATAAATGGCACCTTTCAAACACACGATCACGCAACCAAATCTAGTGTAGTGTGTATAGTCAATATCAAAATATGACACATTATTAGCATGCAGAGGAATAAcagatgatttaaataaatgattatatGAAAATCAAGTCCgacagaatttatttatatttttaatattcaggCTCGTCCAGTGTCAGCTCGTCCCACCATGGCTGCCCTGCTGGAAAAGATGCCCCCTGACTACACCCTGGCAACCTGCCCTGAGAAACCACCTGACGACACCATCAAAGTAAGACCCGCCATACCACAGAAACCTGAAGACATCACCTCCAAGATGCCTGCCGATTGGAGGCAACAACTACTCAGGCACATAGAGGCCAAACGATTGGACAGGGTACGTCAAGGCAAAGCAGACACAACGAGGAGGGAGCTATagacactcactcactcactcacccaGACAAAATGCATACAGCATTTGACAGATCCTCcctttatgtatttgtgtaagTCTGTGTTGTAAGGTTGGCCAGATTTGTGTCCGGCTGCATGTGTCCACTCCACACTGTCGCTCTGTCAGCCTGACCTACTGCGCACTCACTACTGTGGATATGTGCTGAGGAAATCACATGTCCCGCAAATGATCCATAAGATCTGGTGATATGTCCAAAACCCTTtattaaaacaagtgaaaaacatCCACTAAAATTATTCCAGTGGGCTTTTATTAATGTACTGTAGTTGGAATATTGATCTAAAAACCATctgaaacaacaataaatgttattaGCTTAAGCTACATCACTTATTCATAGGAACATGGTGAACTTTTTTGGTGGTTGATATTAttaggtgtttaaaaaaaacacttgttaaaGAAAAGGACATTCTGATGTAATTATAGCAAATttttaggaaaacatttttacatttaacaatatGATTTGGAAAATCCTCTCATTCACTTTCTTGGTAAAAGTTAGATGAGAACATTAATACTCGTGTCCTGTCTGTATGAATAATATGAAGCTATAGTTTAACTCAGCATAAACCTTGGAAGCACATAACAACAGCTTGCTTTGGTCTGTCCAGTGTCaacaaaaaggacatttttttttaaaaatctacatTCACCTGCTCTTTAGGGTGTTGTAAGCGGTATTGTTTTACCTGAGTCAGCTGTGTCTTACTGCTTCCAGGCTTTTTGTTTCCAGGCTCCAGCTTCACGTTTCTTCTAGGCATGGGGATGCTTCAGTTCTCTCATTTAACTCTCAGCAAGAAAacgaataaacacatttttaaaaatgtcatgctAATCAGGACGCGTGCTTCCACAGAGAGGAGAATCGGGACTAATCAGACAACAACCAAAGTGGGTGTTGGCATTTTGAAGAGCAGTGAGATGGTGGTAAAGTGAAGCAGTGAAACACATTGTCTCCCAACCCACAGACGTTTAACATAGCAGTATGAAACTTTGTAGGTTTTCAATTAGggattattgtttgtttatatacCCACATGTTACTGCATAACTCATTTGAAAAGTGATCAACCAGTTGTTGCTTATGTGACACAATGTTCCATGTGCACTGAGTGATCAGTAGCTAACATTCCTCTGTGCTTTCAGCAACTCtgcactgttgttgttgttgttttatcagtgttattgctgctcttgttgttgttgttgttgttgttgtttatttgtctgtggAGCTCACAGTGTGTCGTCACCTCGCTGCAGCCCGCTGCGTTGGCTCCGCCCCACCCCGCCACGTTCCATTCACCCATGTCATGTGATGTTGTCTTCTCCAATCAGAGTGGTGTCCTAAAGCACAACACGCTCACGCTGGGCATGCTCTGTCAGGGCGGGGGTCACGGCCAGGGGCGCAGCAGCACTTTGAACATTAACCTTTACAGTAACACTAAGCATGAGCCCCCTGCTGGCCGCTGGCTGCCACTACCTCCTCCTCCGTCTGCTAATGCTGTGAGTATCCATGTGAGAACAATCAACCCCAGGTACAGCTGCACACATTGGTAATTCTAGAGATTAGCTGCCACTGCCTCTCCGTCCAAATACAACCACTGTAAACTATTATTTACTTTGTGCCATAATTACCATTATAGTGAAGTGTTGAAGTTTTGTGAATCTCTCTTACAGCACTTACAGCAGAATGTAAAGTTTCTCAGCAAGTGAACAAATTCTGGTGATGCATTAGGATTTCAAGAGTTCTGTTTTATCGTTGGTGGAAAATACGTTCACTCGATTCTGCCTTTAAAGACAATTTTGACTGATTGAttctttacttgagtattttacttgactacatttatttgataattCTAATTACCCTTTGGGCTTTGattaataatgcaaaatacagtataataaaaaaaaaatacttgactGAATCCTAGTGTAAAATTCAGAAGCTATCCAGCAGTGCATAAAGTCATTTATGTATGGGGTGTATAGGGTTGTTAAATATGCTCCATCATTACCACATTAAGGTGAACACATTAATTCATCataattttaatcaaatattattatattcattCATGTAACATGAGCCATAACGCTTAAGAGCACCTTTAGTACAgtaacaaggttttttttttaataaatcttttcttttacttgaaTAATATTCTGAATGCCACTTGTAAGCGAGAACCTCTACACTGCTAATAACGGGTAATGATGTGAGTACTTCATTACCTCTTCacgagtacttcatccaccactgtgtGTTATATTGGGCATTGCATGTCTGCACGACATGTACCATTGTAGGGACTTTCAAGGGACTCAATTAATTGTTTtgatatataatatttatgatggttatttttttcctattacCTGCCACTTGATAAAGAATAGAAAATGGgccaaaaataattttctgaacTTTAGGTACTGGCATCATGTGTGAACAAGCAATATTCTACCAAAGttgcaacagaaaaatgttttaactttctttccttctttctcagctcttttgatttgttgttaGGGTTTAGCTGGGAAAAAGGGATGTCACACGCCTCTCTGTGCCAGTCCTGATTTTGCCACTGTCAAATTAAACATGATCAGATTTCTGATAAAAGAGATTAACTAATCCTGAAACAGAGGTTTCAGGGACTTTACAGGAAGGGATCTTGTAGAAAAAGGGACGATAATATAACTTTCTGTTCAGATCCATTATTGATCAGCTACATTCACACTGTGCTGACTGGCAGTGTCGGTTTACAGCGTTTTTACAGCGTCGTTCATAATCAACATAACACACAATGCTACAATCACTCTGTTTCGAAATGCAAACAGGGAAAGCTCGAGTTATTAATTGATTCAGTTAATTAAATATTCAGGTTGATTAATGCCAACGGgcactgtctctgtctcttagaCCCCTTCTCAGCAGGGTGCCATGCTGGATAATGACCACGAGGGGGTGTCAGGGAGCAACCAGTGGGCTCCCTACTCGCTCGGCCGCAGAGACGTCCCACCTGACAACCTCATGAAAAAGGTAGAGTCTATAGTTAAGGTTTTCATTTTCGTTTTAGTTTGTGTTCTATTTTTTCCAAATAATGACAAACTAACAAACTGTGACAACCTCAATGGGGTCTTGAGGTTTGTCCAGATTTCTTGTGCCATGTCTTTCTAACTACCAGCCCTTCTGTCCTCAGAGTGGCCACTCCCACAACCCTTCCCATCAATCACACAACACCATGATCGTCACTTCGTCTTCCGCCTCCTCGGCCACAACGCCTCATCGCGTGGTTGGGCAGCAGGGCTACGATGGGATGATGAATAAAGGGGGCCAATACCAACAAGGGATGCCCCTGTCAGTGGTTCCCTCTGGGGGGCCAGGGCAGTACCAAGGCAACATGTCTCAAGGTAAATGGgattgaaaaggaaaataatgaatctaTGATTGTAAAGATATatctttggtttaaaaaattCTTTGCATAAATTGTGAAGTAGAAAACTGCCATCTTGGGGTCATTGGCACACTGTATGTTTCTGTTGTTAGAAGATGCTTTGACAGTCAAATAGTAAGTAATTTCATCTAGGGTCATTAAACGCTAAAAGCCTAACAATCCCTTCTGTTTATTCTGAAAGAGTTTTGTATTGATAggatttttgtagttttgtgaTGCTTGTTTTGGAAATCAAGATACTGCATCATAGAAAATTTGAATACAGTGagagttttaaattttaaaccttCATTGACGCTAACGGTGCAAAATTCACTTGATTTGAAGGGTAGTATTTGTACCATGTGAAAGCCTACACAGTCCCTCATTTAAGGAAGTCTTATTTCTTAATGTTAGATGATACCagtctctattttttttttaatccatgcaGCCCTTCCTACTTCTGGTCAAGCTTACCCTAGTTCCGGCCTGCCCATGGCCATGTCCCCATCTGGCAACCAGCCTCAGTACAACCCCCATACCTCCCACACTTCACATCAGCCCTCCCTTCCTGCCACCAACCCCCAGTACCACGGCAACCAGGGCATGGTCCATAGTAACCAGGTTATAATGACCACCCACACAAATTCGCGGCCTCAGAGCGCTCGCTGCCTGTTGCAGACTAAAGGCCAGAAGAGCACGGACGGTTTCCAGGAACAggtatctctctctctgcaaaTCACATCCCAAGCTATCTTGGAGgtctggtagaaattgggttAAGCTCAAATGACAGCTAAATATATAGAAACTAGGCTATTAAGGATATTAGTTTTGTGGATGTGGGTCCATTCAGGAACACCAGGAATTAAGGTGAATGGTTTGGTAAGCTAAATTTGCTCCTCATTGTAGGTAACTGTCTTTGTTTGGCTCAGTAACTCTACAAATCACTGCTGTTGTTGATAACCTATTTGGAAAGACATAGTTGTTGATGTTCGCCTGTTGAAACTAGCCAGGCCAGATTCATTAATAGCAGTACGCACTGGTTACCCAATCAGATGCTGAGTTTGGCAGTGGATTTCGATGGTCTTAGGTAATCTTAAAACTGAAGCAGACAAAATATGTCAACCAGTACATGCAAGTGTAATTTTAGCCAACTAGCAGTAACAGTTTGGGAGAAAATGGGTCTAGAAAAAAGCCATGGAGGCGTAGTTCTAAATCTGAGATATTTCACAGATGGAGATCACTGCACTAGTTTAGGTAGGAACATGAAGTCATTCTCACCAGGCAGATCAGCTGATCTTCCTGAGGGGTTTTGCTTTGTCCCTTCTTAGTATAAGATGACTTTCATTATGCCAAACCGATAATTCTGACACAATGGTTGTTGCCAGAGAACTGAGGACCTCCAGTATAGCTGCCAGAACTTGTCACACACCACATGAATGTACTCATCCACCATTGTGCTTGTGATCTAGTTACTCGGTGTAGATATTGTGATGATGTTTCATTTTgagttgtctttcttttttgctttgtgtctgtctctatTCTCCTCTCTTTCTAGTTGTGTGTGAGAATAGAGAAGAACCCCGGTCTTGGTTTCAGTATCTCTGGTGGCATCAGTGGCCAGGGGAACCCCTTCAAACCCTCTGACATGGTACGACCCGACCCTGCCCGGCAGCCAATCACAGCCTCCACAGCTTTACCTCAGAGTTGCCATGGAAACTGCTGCTCGTTACTGCAGTGTTTcgtctgtctttttgtgtgtgtgtctgtggggcAGCAGTTGACTTGGTTAACTTCAAGCCACTCAAagagtattatttatttatttttttaccaaaatCAGAGATTTGCACTTTGTATTTCCAAGACCCAGGACACCTGACGTGtgacaaaagtgtcagaaattTCCCTTGTGCATTATTTGTCTTCTAAGACCACAGATGTTTTGAAATACATCTAAACTAAATCTGCTTAAATATTGGAAACACGTGTTAGCATCTCCAGACCAGGTGCAATAAGTCAAACATGGCCCTCGCTCATTAGCACTGATGATAGGACTGCATCatgaatattgtattttttgtgtaCTTAGTTTAtcgtaccccccccccccccccacccccattttttttttcttttcttttagcttttttaCTGTCATGTCTCTTCCAacctaattttctttttaaaaatagatt includes:
- the lrrc7 gene encoding leucine-rich repeat-containing protein 7 isoform X15 produces the protein MDNYSTLPLQCLEMTTKRKLIGRLVPCRCFRGEEEVISVLDYSHCSLQQVPKEIFSFERTLEELYLDANQIEELPKQLFNCQALKKLSMPDNDLSNLPTTIASLVNLKELDISKNGIQEFPDNIKCCKGLSVVEASVNPITKLPDGFTQLLNLTQLFLNDAFLEYLPANFGRLSKLRILELRENHLKTMPKSIHRLTQLERLDLGSNEFTELPEVLEQIHNLKELWLDNNSLQSIPGTIGKLRQLRYLDLAKNRIETLDSDISGCEALEDLLLSSNMLQHLPDSIGMLKKLTTLKVDDNQLTSLPNTIGSLSLLEELDCSCNELESLPPTIGYLHNLRTFAGDENFLTELPREIGNCKNVTVMSLRSNKLEFLPDEIGQMTKLRVLNLSDNRLKNLPFTFTKLKDLAALWLSDNQSKALIPLQTEAHPDTKQKVLTNYMFPQQPRHDEDYQSDSDSFNPTLWEEQRQQRMTVAFDFEDKKEEEDNSGKVKVEINLKRYPTPYPEDLKNMVKSVQSLVGKTVHAGHGHQHQHQHQHQLQLSTGTATSAGTNMEHSHLSKESYEQPWPLPPKEVTDREMQDFSQSQLMDQGSMHNSGIDIPKRKDKEDLTESSEDSMGGSPNDIRISDMRPTLVEPPMYKPKVVLLGKDKKESTDEEADKLHCLNHSGSSATYSDYSPSQGSSGSSNPPANTHSHTHSHTHSHTHTHAPALTAPNKDQAPQTHWTNRLAQSFPKPIDSKPLLSQRETPPSGTLQQRGDRRPLSEPFDWSEAPHYDNTGFDAEESPLDAPSSNSSQGNPPLGSKPRSQSTHGRRPLLRQERIVGVPLELDTQTLPFHSNQRSTPDNDQQSSGPPQNPWQNWTRTPSPLEDRTAFPSKLDLTPTSSPNPDRKDMDPRLEHGPGPLPGSWTYHDNQGEQNRKDQLSVGGSNKVTVVMSKSSDRLSPMMKETRSKFKKSQSIDEIDIGSFKVYSIPVDSYSSSIEQQTSLDRQELPGSMEQTSMSRSQSAPMLDDELGFPGHGNNNQNQKPSIPHKAYHFDQNYNPQVTMDRRVPPPFPNTPDYMNHSSKALEYLSQTGKTLPKELVSPRYRAYPPLEMFSFPQSPISQDGPTSQQQQPIPTQRSRPGFLRRADSLVSSTELALFRRVHEAQQEALQEAQYRQQADPPLYGRALAYSTPMEHSALTNMADSQSQMMHNKRNGRYDDDYPTYQEQKKPMIGYPTKSLTQRRPLSARSYSTETYGASQARPVSARPTMAALLEKMPPDYTLATCPEKPPDDTIKVRPAIPQKPEDITSKMPADWRQQLLRHIEAKRLDRTPSQQGAMLDNDHEGVSGSNQWAPYSLGRRDVPPDNLMKKSGHSHNPSHQSHNTMIVTSSSASSATTPHRVVGQQGYDGMMNKGGQYQQGMPLSVVPSGGPGQYQGNMSQALPTSGQAYPSSGLPMAMSPSGNQPQYNPHTSHTSHQPSLPATNPQYHGNQGMVHSNQVIMTTHTNSRPQSARCLLQTKGQKSTDGFQEQLCVRIEKNPGLGFSISGGISGQGNPFKPSDMGIFVTRVQHDGPAASALQPGDKILQANGHSFLHMEHETAVSLLKSFQRTVDLVILRDSSTR
- the lrrc7 gene encoding leucine-rich repeat-containing protein 7 isoform X12, coding for MDNYSTLPLQCLEMTTKRKLIGRLVPCRCFRGEEEVISVLDYSHCSLQQVPKEIFSFERTLEELYLDANQIEELPKQLFNCQALKKLSMPDNDLSNLPTTIASLVNLKELDISKNGIQEFPDNIKCCKGLSVVEASVNPITKLPDGFTQLLNLTQLFLNDAFLEYLPANFGRLSKLRILELRENHLKTMPKSIHRLTQLERLDLGSNEFTELPEVLEQIHNLKELWLDNNSLQSIPGTIGKLRQLRYLDLAKNRIETLDSDISGCEALEDLLLSSNMLQHLPDSIGMLKKLTTLKVDDNQLTSLPNTIGSAKPKQGLSLLEELDCSCNELESLPPTIGYLHNLRTFAGDENFLTELPREIGNCKNVTVMSLRSNKLEFLPDEIGQMTKLRVLNLSDNRLKNLPFTFTKLKDLAALWLSDNQSKALIPLQTEAHPDTKQKVLTNYMFPQQPRHDEDYQSDSDSFNPTLWEEQRQQRMTVAFDFEDKKEEEDNSGKVKVEINLKRYPTPYPEDLKNMVKSVQSLVGKTVHAGHGHQHQHQHQHQLQLSTGTATSAGTNMEHSHLSKESYEQPWPLPPKEVTDREMQDFSQSQLMDQGSMHNSGIDIPKRKDKEDLTESSEDSMGGSPNDIRISDMRPTLVEPPMYKPKVVLLGKDKKGTALPCTESTDEEADKLHCLNHSGSSATYSDYSPSQGSSGSSNPPANTHSHTHSHTHSHTHTHAPALTAPNKDQAPQTHWTNRLAQSFPKPIDSKPLLSQRETPPSGTLQQRGDRRPLSEPFDWSEAPHYDNTGFDAEESPLDAPSSNSSQGNPPLGSKPRSQSTHGRRPLLRQERIVGVPLELDTQTLPFHSNQRSTPDNDQQSSGPPQNPWQNWTRTPSPLEDRTAFPSKLDLTPTSSPNPDRKDMDPRLEHGPGPLPGSWTYHDNQGEQNRKDQLSVGGSNKVTVVMSKSSDRLSPMMKETRSKFKKSQSIDEIDIGSFKVYSIPVDSYSSSIEQQTSLDRQELPGSMEQTSMSRSQSAPMLDDELGFPGHGNNNQNQKPSIPHKAYHFDQNYNPQVTMDRRVPPPFPNTPDYMNHSSKALEYLSQTGKTLPKELVSPRYRAYPPLEMFSFPQSPISQDGPTSQQQQPIPTQRSRPGFLRRADSLVSSTELALFRRVHEAQQEALQEAQYRQQADPPLYGRALAYSTPMEHSALTNMADSQSQMMHNKRNGRYDDDYPTYQEQKKPMIGYPTKSLTQRRPLSARSYSTETYGASQARPVSARPTMAALLEKMPPDYTLATCPEKPPDDTIKTPSQQGAMLDNDHEGVSGSNQWAPYSLGRRDVPPDNLMKKSGHSHNPSHQSHNTMIVTSSSASSATTPHRVVGQQGYDGMMNKGGQYQQGMPLSVVPSGGPGQYQGNMSQALPTSGQAYPSSGLPMAMSPSGNQPQYNPHTSHTSHQPSLPATNPQYHGNQGMVHSNQVIMTTHTNSRPQSARCLLQTKGQKSTDGFQEQLCVRIEKNPGLGFSISGGISGQGNPFKPSDMGIFVTRVQHDGPAASALQPGDKILQANGHSFLHMEHETAVSLLKSFQRTVDLVILRDSSTR